The Silene latifolia isolate original U9 population chromosome Y, ASM4854445v1, whole genome shotgun sequence sequence aagccttccctttgacgatctttcacctagaactgtctaggtagtacctgtaaggcctatcaaaacaacactaaagaaaaatattagaacgacctcaagggaaaaatcccctgaggctaaaaacagacagaattaaaccaataaataaatagttgcctccccggcaacagcgccaaaatttgatacggtcgttatgtaccaaaaataaatgcctaaatataactaacagaagctagcgataagtagggtcgatcaccacatggaggcggtcactattcacttgtctactcggtctatctgatgtcacaattgggggttttgattgttttaacttaactaaagagactaaggcaagagagaaaaaaatagaagaaattaacaataaagagaagggaactaggatttcgggtcatcaatgaacgtcagtcaatcgtaGTTAAAGTcatagattagtcgatgtgtcggtctaaggggcaacgaatatctcctttcggtctcaattcaccctaaaatgctattagcttaactttcgccctcactaaagcatcctattgttcactgcaggtctcaccctttccatttcggtctaggtcaaggcttacctaaattaaaaggctaattgcttcgaatcaactagcaggatacagttatagcagcgattaacaacatagacctaactacaacgacagatctaataacctaattagcaattaacatcggtctattgaatcacctaatcctagcagaggaatttagctagacatagaataaagaagaacaagaataaaggaagtaagaacaataaacattaaataaattaaggagaaaagggagagaaagagtTACAGTAATAAATCCGGAAAGAGAGGAAAACAAAGAACAGTAGAAAATTATCGTCTGATATTGTATGGTAAAAtccgagaggagaagcccccagCAAAAGCACACATACCcatgacgtcctaacttcctatttataagaaaatacgatttatttgacctaatgacggaaataaactaaaaaaccCAAGCCCGATAacgattccactcgatcgagtggtttaagactactcgatcgatcaaaataAGGCTCAAACCGTTGGATCGACCataaatactactcgatcgactaaacgcTAATATGAACctgttcgatcgaccaactaaagtactcgatcgactgattatttgacctaaaaccagtcgatcgaccagttaagtactcgatcgaatgaaaactaacttcagcagctcataattctcgCTAGTTCAGCTatgacttgtctttttagctcccgaaacagcttcacgcatcccaagacaacaatatttccgctccaaattcactcctcctccaaatgcatgcaaaacggacgctAAATGGCgtaatttcactactttctggtccattcctgcaaataagacaaaataaaccaaagtagcatattcggggcatttcgtagcttaAAACtatgataaaagcatagaaatacgtgtatGAAAaggactaaaaagactatataaaatgcacgtatcagtcctCCCCAAGCTGATgcaaaaacaacaaccgttggAACTGGTGACAAAACAAAAGCTGGTGCACTAAGtgtaaatagaaaaacaaaagttGCTAAAACCAGTAGGAAAAAGGGTGGAAGTGCAGATGAGGCTGAGAGTTCCAATAAGCGAAGTGGTACAAGAATAACTAGAATTAAAAGGTGGGGTTGTGAAGCAATGATAAAATTCATGTTCCATGAAAAAATGTACAAGATTGAACAGTTccgtgagggtcacaatcacccagtgacgccggtcaaaaatagggaatttgagaaacttgcaGACAATATAAATCATTTGAATGAATATCATAAGCAATTGATCATTCAAAATTCGAGATTGAATGTCGGCGCTAGTTTAACATACAACTTATGCAAGGAACAAGCTGAGGGTTTCGAAAATGTGGGAGCTTTCCTTATGCAGTTCAAGAATTTCAAAAGAAATGTAAAGTGTCTACTTAATGGTAAGGATGGACATATGTTCATCTCTCGTTTAGAAACCCTCAGAGAAACAAAAGGGTTGGTATTTGCCTATGAAACAGATGCTGACAATGTTTTGACAAGAATTTTTTGGACAAATGTGGATTCCATCAGATGTTATGCATTGTTTGGGGATGCTATGTCATTCGATCCAACCTATGGAACGaacaaatataacatgaaattCGCGCCTTTCACTGGGATTGAcaatcataaaaagtcaataacATTTGGATGTGCTCTTTTAGACCATGAAGACGATAATTCTTTTATTTGGGCATTTCAGCAGTTCTTGAAAGCAATGGGTGGCAAAGAACCCCATTATATCATCAGTGACCAAGACCCCAGAATAATAAATGCAGTTCAAGGTGTGTTTGGAATATCTTACTTTTGTGAAATTGgttatttatttggtgaatctaggaacattattcgttaatcttgttgtttATTTGCTCCTCTGTCTATAAGCGGCATCTTCAATTTGGTTTAGTTTTTGAATGCTAGAGGTTATACTGTGAAACTAgtaggtaatattgtgaaacctGGACCTCAATGTTGCGAGTCCTGGAACTTATCTTGTGAAAGTGGGACATAcaattgtgaaacttggacctAAATCCAGTATTAAGTATTTTTAACatttcagaccttattttgtgaatctcagaacTTTTTTTGTGAACTTagagcttaatttgtgaaacacaaagcaaatattcaaaaacttggtcataagttatTGAATTAGtctattttgttatttctctaattttgtgaatctgagaccttgtttagtgaatcttaaagcTTGATTTATGATCGTAGAAGATAATACTCTGACAATAGAGAATGTAGATTTTGTGACTTGCAGCCGTGTTCAAAAAAGCAAGTCATCgcttttgcatgtggcacattatgaacaaattaactgtgacaccctctcttatcgcggaaaagtaaacacgtaattctagaataaaactgcatggatatgtttgtaataggttcaattgggtaaaaacctgtaattttaaaacctgaacctgttataaagatatccaaattggaaggtgtcaaacatacaaggtctaactagaagtgtcataacataaccatcgctaaagtcgagaatagcaaattatacaaccaaatgtaaagagggagacatatgtccctaaaatgtatgtgacataaaaagtgtttaaggtcacaataaaataaagccaatctaggttccaaggttactttgctcgctagctcgtccatgtaccccatatatgcatcacctacctgtcaatcgcattttaaacaaatacgaaagccacgatcaggtgggagtaactccgagttctcccaaccacgaaatgtcataattaatataacatgtaaacataagaatatgaatacgaatcacacaatgccttagcatatagatgctagacaatcgtgcttatcatgtgaacaacaatataacaacacatagtcctagcatgtgaatactagaccgactcatactacactatcatgtgaatcacataacatccaggaatccaaactctatcaaccatagccggcttgcatctcaccttctatgattcatagaatcatcaaacaagaaagggcaatatatcaaagacatgcataagttcttagtcccgtcaatagtcactctgtaactcgagtctataccacgaggtagggaaggtaatcgaaccggtatcttggctcggaggttctatcaaaacatggccaagacacaacacaaccctagcctaaaatctgcagagacctagacatgcggatacacaccaccgcacccaagacccacaattgtataaaaccatgtgagtaccctaaggagtccaccaaagggttggctagtacttaagctgaccacttactctcaaaataagtaacgaggtcatgccccaacttggatataaacccaccaagtcaggaacacagaggctattaagcagtgaacatacactcgtcaaagactataatgacctatctatgatgaaggccgaaatactcacctaggacctagtcccgcttagtcccacttgaatactttagcccacaccacacaagacaagtaggatacccaattcagctgacaatccaacaatatctccattatcaataataatccaaattccagctaaccgttaatttcataattcatgagaacaagctaaaatgacaaagaggcaataagactgaagtataaggcagccaactcatccaacaaccaacatgtgaaatgataattacaaatatcaagacataacataaaatttccaataacaaccaatctcacctcaaagacaaaccctcgacccgagtcccgcgacgggtcatcggtcaaatcgaggtcgatcggtttaaacctagtttgaccaaactcgtttcggtcaatctgcccactcgagtcttggcctgctttggcccaaattacaaattttatcgcaatattattctcatgctatttctaatttctatcatgtgaaaaacgaaagtaacacattatcaatcacctaaacacttatcaaacaacaagcacacattaactactaatgtgacattaattcgtcgagtaactcggaatagttaccttacgctagcaaagagacaagtaataacttgagaaagcttctaaaacccaaaattactcttcatcttcaaccacatatgagccacctaaaataattatgtgaaaggacgatattaacgaattatctttatataaaatatgagacggaaattaatttaattatattttaaataaaccaaactagcgtcaaaacaatttatggacacggctcaaaagttattatgacaacctcaaactaggcctaaccaccaactacacatggcctcaaactcgtgacttagctaggccacggccaaagCACACGCCTAGGCCacaggagtccgacacgaccaccacccgactacccatagccacccttcaccctacttcataacctgacccaaaaatcagtccaaaacagaacccaaaagatgcctaagctcgaccccaactccagtcctcaaatgcaaagtgaaaacccacgatgacaaaTTTCTCGTCcccgcccaaaacagagtaccaatcgtccccttaagactccattctcacgcctaaaaacagtcctagccgagccaactaagtcaaagatacaccgtcttaaatataccacttactaactagcatcccaaatgatccctagaggtcgagatacaccgtctcaaatataccatttactaactagcatcccaaatgatccctagaggtcagtatacaccatctcaactatacaactgactaaccagcattcgaaataaacatattttacaagtaatatcgagtaatccataattgttacctttttccgattgaactaatcatttatggctaacaaatcttctacaagaccgtctattttagtacatacaaccgtcttataataaataaagctgaaaatataaatgggtttgtaaaaatacatgacgaaaatgaa is a genomic window containing:
- the LOC141628352 gene encoding protein FAR1-RELATED SEQUENCE 3-like, giving the protein MAPPQADAKTTTVGTGDKTKAGALSVNRKTKVAKTSRKKGGSADEAESSNKRSGTRITRIKREFEKLADNINHLNEYHKQLIIQNSRLNVGASLTYNLCKEQAEGFENVGAFLMQFKNFKRNVKCLLNGKDGHMFISRLETLRETKGLVFAYETDADNVLTRIFWTNVDSIRCYALFGDAMSFDPTYGTNKYNMKFAPFTGIDNHKKSITFGCALLDHEDDNSFIWAFQQFLKAMGGKEPHYIISDQDPRIINAVQDKVGSTICKETDFLSRSNNVVWSEDMEPEEFEENWAKVISDLSLEGNKWLTEFWMRFESSMDQQRHNLQLREAQSENSMPETIFGSNWEAHAVKVYTHEVFFDFH